The Chelonia mydas isolate rCheMyd1 chromosome 1, rCheMyd1.pri.v2, whole genome shotgun sequence nucleotide sequence CTAATAACTGGAAACACACTATGTACAATAATCTGAAAGGAAGTCCACTGAAAAGCTTACTGTAGCAAGGGGAACAGTTCCAGCGACCatcacaggcggtaagaaggaactgaggggcacAGGGTCAGTTGGGCCCTTTTAACCAGCACTTTGAGCACACAGCACCAGACAGCACCAGAGCCACACTGACGGGTACCATGGAGGAAGAAATTTCTGGCGACTGTGCTcggggcacacacacacctacattggaatggacctgtgcaatcacttgaagaagaaaggacTCATCCATTGTCCTTCAGAGCGGTAGTTATGGACAATCATGATCAAGTTTATAATGTAAATTTAACTCTGCAGGTACTTACTCAAAAGCTATGTAGGTTACAAGAgtaacagaaagaaaaattgCAGAAAGGCCACAGCCGATATAGGTGATAAAAGTCAGAACCAGTGTCTGGATGGGTGGTAAAGTAATATTTCTAGACAGGtcctaaaaagaaaacagaaattatCTTTAAGGGGTATGCTtctttgaaataaacaaacaaaaacccattccactggaatttttttaaaaaaaataccatggaaacatttctgttcataTTAGATTAAATAcaagctgaattttaaaaaaactaaatatgGGGCTATACTTGACCCAAGAGTATCCCTTTAGTTTTGATTTATCCCCATCTTCTTTCCTGCAGAATaatcactgtttaaaattaagggccctgatttagcaaggtacttaagtccccttagagtatgtctacatcacaattaaaaaCCCGTGGTTGGTCCATACCAGCTGACTCAGTCTTGCAGGActtaggctaaggggctgtttaatttcagtgtagacttttgggcttgggctggagtccgggCTCTAGGAACCTGCGAAGTAGGAGGGCCCCAGAGTCTGGGCTGTAGCCTGAGCTCGAACATCTATTCTACAGTTAAACatccccttagcccaagcccagcgagcccaagtcagctggcacaggccagctgtgggtgtctaattgcagtgtagacaaacccttagactTCCATGGTTCTATTCATGCCCCCAGTTCAACAGCctcatttgcttaaagttaagcatgtgcatgagtgctttcctgaatcagggatCCAAATATACTGGTTTGGGATATTATTTATAACTAATTACCAGCAAAACTCCAAAGCTTGTGAGGTGGTTGCATGTACAAACGGTTTCATTTGCTCTCCTTTCTTTAACCATGCATCCTTCATATGACCAGCCTCCTTTGCCACCTGTAACAGATAAGAAGATTCCATTACTGATAGTATTTACAGTATCTCTTAAAACGGTTAACAAAAGTTAACACAGCTGAGATGGCATGGCACTTAGAAATGGTGATATCAGATACTTACCATTTTTATTTAAGTCCCAAAATGCACATCTAACTTTTAAATTATCCTGtttgaaaaaaatacacacattttacTGAATTATAAGTGATGAGCAAggcagttatgaatgtaaaatggACAGAGAAGTAAAGACTGTCTATAGCAATACAACATAATAAGGAAAAGCTATTTCTTCTATGTTACCTAAGGTGTACACAAATGTGGATATACACAACAAACTAAAATTGGCCTATATGGGTAGCTCTATTGCCTTCAGCTTGTGCAAAATGATTATTGGTGGTAGGAATAGGGGCTTTTCCTAACTACCTGCTGTTTTGTTGTCTGTATGCACAGTGCAGATTGAattgaagattttattttaatctttccaAGTTTCTCACATCCTAAATATTATCTTAACCTCTTGGACCATGTGACAGAGTGTGAATCACCTAAGGCTGCCTTATCACTCTGTGCACTTTGCAAGGGTCCCTACAAGGGCCAAATTGAGGAGATAATTGGTTAAGCACCAGGTAATTAACCAGTTAACAAGATGATTTAGCTCCTCAGCTGaggacagttaaaaaaaaaagagacaagaaGAAGCAGGAAGAGAAGGCTTGAAAAGAAGGGCCAGAGAAGCTTGAGAGGTGAGATCTCTCTTCTCCCTGTGCCTGGGTACTAAATAAAGGTTTGGGGAACTGCTGCCTTATGCTGTGGCGGAACAAACACATGCAGAGCATGTTATAGATAAAGCACATAGTGTTGAGCTAGCTATCAGTGTGTGTGAGGACAGTTTGCACCAAGAaatccggggcggggggggagagtaCTGTCCTGTGACacaccacagccctgcacatcttACTTGTGGCTTCAAAGAGATTACTCATCTGAATACGAGCTACTCATCAGTGTCTGCAGAATCAGACTCTTAGTTTGGAGGGAATGGAAGTTTTCGTTTTAGGATACGCAACATAAGGGCAGAATATGTGATGTCTACAAGTTTGCCTCTGGGATACCAGACCTGGGGATTTCTCATCTCTTACTGATTTTAGAAGTACGAAGGaattagttcttttttaaaagattttttggtCATGTTTTAGTATTGAAATGTTAGAGTTTTAAAAGTGTTGTGTTTTCCTTGAAGATCTTAGAACATTGCAGCTAGTAAGTGATATATAATGTTGTTAGGAACAACAATACTACATTGTTGCATTGGGCTCAACTTTTTACCAGTGCAAGTTCTGATTACAGAGGCTAGCTTTGGGGAAATCCCACACAAGGGACTGGAATCTCTGCCAGTTTCAACACAGAATGTTTCTTGGCAAATGGGCAGATTTTAACCCATCCATGAACAAGTAGGGAATATCAGCCCCCAAAATTTATAGATTACCCAAATCTGTGGATCTAAGGACAACCACACAGGCCAACCCAAGGCAATATGCTGTTTCCTGACTGCATTGCCTCTGTGAAAGCCATGTTGCCAGTGTTTCCCTGTTGGTCATAACTGCCTAAACCCCACTCATGATATGTTCATTCATCTGAGGGGAAACAACATAAAATAATGCTGACTGGATAGGAATTTGATAGAATAGAGAAAAATCACAGAATAACTGCAAATCAATTGTGAACcaaaaatgtttattaattaacATTATGCAAACATGAGATCTGTTGGAAATTTTGAAGCCACTGAActtagatgacaggtttcagagtagcagccgtgttagtctgtatccacaaaaagaaaaggagtacttgtggcaccttaggagactaacaaatttatttgagcataagctttcgtgagctacagctcacttcatcggatgcatgcagtggaaaatacagtggggagatttatatacacagagaacatgaaacaatgggtgttaccatacactgtaacaagagtgatcaggtaaggtgagctctcctgctggtaatagctcaccttacctgaaaaaagaaaaggcgtacttgtggcaccttagagactaaccaatttatttgagcataagctttcgtgagctacagctcacttcatcggatgcataaagatgaagtgagctgtagctcacgaaagcttatgctcaaataaattggttagtctctaaggtgccacaagtattccttttctttttgtgaatacagactaacacggctgctactctgaaacctcaccttacctgatcactcttgttacagtgtgtatggtaacacccactgtttcatgttctctgtgtatataaatctccccactgtattttccactgcatgcatccgatgaagtgagctgtagctcacgaaagcttatgctcaaataaatttgttagtctctaaggtgccacaagtactccttttcttttttttgaactTAGATGAGAAAACCACAAAAGAACCAGAGCAAATGAAGCAGCCTGCATATTCAGCCTAGCATAAGTTCTAAAACAATTCAGTAAAATGGCATTTTGTAAACTGCTAAAACCTAAGTCATACCTGAGTAGGCATGGTGTTCTTTAGAGTGACAGTAACATTTGCCTTCAAGTCGCTAAGTGTGAGGTTAGCTACACTTGATGATATGACATTGCTGATTAGAGAGAGATTCTCGAGTGAAGAATCCTGAAACAACAAAAAGGTAACTAAgagtagaaaaaaattaaatacaatagagcgcatgcgtgcacacacaatTTCAGTTATTACAgtgattagagctgggcaaaaatgtttgaaatgttaaaatcTTCTGATGAGAAAAGGAAtgattttttgtgaaaatttatGCTCATTTGCCCTTCTCACCACTCATTTTTCAATCAGTTCTAACATGGAGTTAAAGAATATTGTGAAGGATCCCTCATGTACAGGGTCCCAAAAAGTTACCTGAAATGGAGTTGTCTTTTCGAAAAAGTTGAATATAATTCTAGAAGCCAGAGACATATCTTCAGAAGACAAGTTTGTCAGCAATGAGGAAGGGAGTGCAATAGCTCCAACGCTATTTATAGGTGCTTGGATGTCTAGAGCAATCtgaaaattaaacataaaaaggaaCAACAATTTTTGTTGCTAACAGAAGATTAGATTGTGCCTTAGGCTCAATCCTGAGTATAGGAGCAGCCTATTATATAGCTGTGCCACCCCAGGAGCACCATTGGGAAGGAACCATGACTCAGAATCATACTATTTCCCCTCAGTGGCAGAGCTACGTTTTGCAACTtggaggtgggggctgatggACCATTTGTCATGGGCTGGAGAGCAAGCCTGCCCATGCACCCGCAGCAGCGGTGGTTCCTGTCCCACCGGGCTTAGCCCAACTCCCCGCTCTGGATATTGAGCCTTAATGCATGGGGTTGCAGggccattcaggtttggcccagccacccacCTGTTGTGATGTAGGGATGGCCAAGCCAAATCAGAGTGAATGGCATTGTAACATGGTACGTGGGTCATgttgcaatgcccagagcagggagctaggcccagccctgcagaccagatgctgctgctgccgggTGCGTGTGGAACAGGCTCACTCTCCAGTCCCATGTGAAAATTCTTGTCACACACCTTACCTCCGGAGCTATTAGCTGCATCCCCTGCTCTTCTTTAGCTCCAGGGGAGAAATAATTTACCTCAGCTCTGTAAAGGGTATAGCATACTTCAGCTCTTGCACCCAGCTATGGCTCCATCCATTTGCTCATCAGGACCGAGCATCGgtagtgctttgcaaaggagcCAGAGCCATAATCTGGGTAGCTGTAATGTAGGAGCTGTGCAGGGGGTGGGCATTTTACAGCTGCATTGGGGCAAAATGCCAGCGTCCTGCTCAACCTTCTGCGGATTCTTGTTGCTAAGGCGCCGCGCTCCAGTTCGAGTGGCGGCCGCTCCCCCCCAAAGAGGCTATGGCACACGCGTGTCTGAGAGTGGTGAGAGCGTGAAGCGCATGGGACAGGTTTATGAAGAGAATGACTACAGGAAGGTTCAATTTATTGCACGACAGAACGAGGTGAATGAGACCTTTGCTATTGACTTAATAGCAGAGCAGCCTGTGAATAAAGTTGAAAGCCGAGTGATATcatgtgatggtggtggtggagcTC carries:
- the LOC122464027 gene encoding NADH dehydrogenase [ubiquinone] iron-sulfur protein 6, mitochondrial-like codes for the protein MPASCSTFCGFLLLRRRAPVRVAAAPPQRGYGTRVSESGESVKRMGQVYEENDYRKVQFIARQNEVNETFAIDLIAEQPVNKVESRVISCDGGGGALGHPKVYINFDKDTKTGTCGYCGLQFKQKHHH